From Melospiza melodia melodia isolate bMelMel2 chromosome 2, bMelMel2.pri, whole genome shotgun sequence:
CGAAGGTGAGGCCGCCTTTGGATGGACGCGCGGACAAATGGACGGACGGGTGCGGGAGGAGTCTCGGGGTGGCGGTGCGGGAAAAGCCGCGGCGGGCCGGCAGGGCCCGGCGGCACCACGTGTgccgcggggcgggggccggggggTTCGGCcgcgccccgctcccggcccggggCTCCCCCCGCTCCTTGCCCGGGGCGCTGCGGGGATCGGGGCCTGCCCGTCCTGCGGGGCGGTGCCCGGAGCACGCGGCCTTCCAGAAATCTCTGCGGGCCGGGATCGTGTGCCCGCCCTGCCcggggcccggccctgccctgcatcccggCCTCGGGGATGCGCCAGGGCCCGACGCTGttcccagagctctggcaggggctgggcagcaaCGTTCAGCCTGTAGCTGAAGCTGCTCAGAGGTATCCGGGTCGTTctgcttgtattttttttctgatacCTTTGTCAGCGATGCAGAACAATGGAATGTTTTCTGTACATTTCCTTTCCAATAAATCCGTTTTCACTGTATTTAACATGAACGTAATTAAGGTTTTGGTAGAGTTGAAGGACTGTGTGTTAATAAAGGAGAAGCTTATTTTGAAAAGTGGGCAGAAAGCGAGAAGGTgtggcattttttcttttttattcataGAATCAATAgaagagtttgggttggaagggaccttaaagatcatttagctccaagccccatctggTCTTGGACATTTCCACGGTTGTGCATCTGCAGCTTTTCTgggaaatctgtgccagagcctcactaCCCTCATAGGGAAGAATTTCAGGGCTTCCTAACAAACTAAACATACTTTCTTTCAAtgtgaagccattgccccttgtcctgtctctccaGGCCCAAAGTCCCTCTCTCCAAGAAAGAGGGGAAAATAGGAAAGTTTTCCATTTGCTGCTACTTAATAGAAAGAAGAGTGAAGGTAGCAGCTCTGAAAGCCCTTTGTGTTTCTTTTTAGAATCCTTCTTGGAGCCAAATAATGGCATACATTCAGGGCAGGGGCAGAACAGGGAAGCATAGTGGCCTCAGTGTTAGAAAATTCAAGGCCAGAACAGCAAGGGTTGTCTTCTGCAAAATGAGGAGGCAGCTGGCCATCTAAGATGTTTGGTTATTACTACTTTTCTCCCTTCTCTAACAGGCTGCACAGTACTTTTTATCCTGCTTTTTCTTTCTTAAGGCCCTTTCTGGGGATCCCATCTTGTCTCAAGGTTTTCAAACTGAAGCCAGGCTGATTGCCTTCTCAAGCACAGATATTTTGCTTAATCATTCTGCTTCTGAATTTTCAAACTGTACGTTTTGAACATAGAACTGAGTTAAATTATTTTTGTACCATACAAAGGTGTGAGTAAAGAAGCATGTACAGAAACCCTTGCCCCTCTCCAGCTGGGTCTTGGttgttttctgcttctttttgGCATGTCACAAAACGTTTTTAGAAGGCTGAAGGGATGCAACCTGTATTGCAAGTCAAGTCACTGTTCAGATTTTCTCTTTGGAAGCTTTTTGTGCCTGCTGAGCTGCCTAGTTGAGAAGGTGTGCACACTAGTTCTTGCTGTCTTTGGGTAAGGTTTGGTGTCTGTTCAAACTGTATGtgaaatataaaatgtatatTAATAAGGATTAATAACTTTGAGGGACTCAGTAGATTGACACTGCTTTGATGAGAAATTGCTAGTTCATCACTTTTTTTTGTTAGCCTAATTCTGATCAGTCATTGTTCTCTTTAGCATTATTCAGGACTGGAAGAAGCTGTCTATAGAAACATCCAGGCATGCAAGGAACTTGCTCAAACCACCCGTACAGCATATGGACCAAATGGTAAATAAATCCTGAAATTATTGCTGCATTTTGAGACAGATGTTATGTTTGGAGGCTAAACATACCCTGACAAAGAAGCAGCTGTTTGTTTCTGGGGGAAACACATTGGACTTGCTCTAAAACTGCAAATATGTGACCATTTCTTTGTGACTgtagaaaacagatttttttttttgacagctcTGGAGTTATGCTCAGTGTCTGCTTTTGCCAGGTTGTTGTAGCAGTTACTGTATTCTCTTTGAAACATGgtataaaatatatgaaaaagcataaaaattaaaggaagcatgATAACATTGTGGGTAATCATAGTGAACATAGTCTTGTTCAGTCAGATATATGGAAACAAAATATTCTCCTGTATCATTTAATTAAATTATGTGCTGATATTTCAGAACAGAAAACTGTTTACTCCGAAATTACTGATTTTTCCTTCATGTCCTACACTTCAAGTGTTATTTCACAAAAATGTTTTGGAGTTCTGAAATTATAAACAGAGCTAACCATTTTAATGTGTAAGATACACCTGAAAGTTAGGAAACAGTTTCTGTTTCCTAATATTGTTTGCATACggaattatttttataatttttttgttttcccatttAGGAATGAACAAAATGGTTATCAATcatctggaaaagctttttgttacAAATGATGCTGCTACTATCCTGAGAGAGTTAGAGGTAAGTTTTCTTGCTTCAGATGATGTCAGTTGTGGACCAGTGTTTCTGCTCATGGGCTGTTGTGGTTCTGACTGTCAGTAAGGAAATGTCACTCTGACAGATTATTTACTTATCTCACGTTGGAAGTCATTTACTTTTTCACTGAATTTGAGGTCCACAGTGAAGAATACAATTCTTTTGTGAAGCAGCATGAATAACTGTAGGAGATGCTTAATAATTCCTTACTTTCCCCCAGAACCAGTAGGATTAAAAGAGGATATGTCTAGAAATGCAGTGGTTTGGAAAAGTCTGCATGGCACAGCTGTTGAGTTCATCTCCCAGTGGTGTTGCTTGCCATGTTCTCCTGACTGGCAATTCAACCCATCAATTGCATTTAAGAACCTGAGGCTCTAGCAGCATCCTTCTGTAGATACTGTGAAGGCATGAAAAGACTTTCCTAATTCTTCCTACGACTTCAAATTTATATTTGTTACATAACACAAAtaatattttactgaattttataCTTCGTTATAGAGATTATGTAAGTATGAAGTATTTACTTATTGAATACATTGCATTGGTGTTCATTTTGAGTAGAGTAACTGTGGAAGTCTCagttctgtttttaaaaaaatataatctgCATACTAGTAACCTAATCTAATATATTTTGCATGTTACTTTCTGGTATAAAATGGCAGGTATAAATATTCAGGAATGTGGTATTTTATTGaattttttgaaagaaaagtgaaGCAGTGCAATCTTTAGGCAGAACCTCCCACACTCTCCCCCCTTAAAATGAAACTGTTATTTAGATGTGTATTTTGTGTGTTACACGTGAATTCAATCTGAAGATCTAAACTCCAGAGTGTTTTCCCGTCACAGAACTCAGTTGTGGAGCCACTGCATCCTGTGAAAGTAGCTCAGAACCAATGTCAAAGGATATCTAATTTATGTTGTAGTGGCAACGTTCAGTTCTctgattttttatatatatatttctggtTTTTCCTACTAGAGAAGCTGGCCAATTAAGAATATCTGTGCTGCTTTCTTTTCCAATTTTGTGCATTCTTCATATCTCTAGGTACAATTTGAAATAAGAGAGCTTAGAAAGAATTATAGAAAATGCCTGAAGCTGCAGTCTTAGGTGGTGTGTTAGTCACCAAGATGTGTAACTTCTTTTAAAGGTCCAGCATCCTGCTGCAAAAATGCTTGTGATGGCTTCACACATGCAAGAACAAGAGGTTGGAGATGGAACAAATTTTGTCCTTGTTTTTGCTGGAGTTCTTCTGGAGTTAGCAGAAGACCTTCTGAGGATGGGGTTATCTGTCTCAGAGGCAAGTTACATTCTCATTACAGTTCACAGAGCTTGAATCCAGATTGCTGCTGATCAGTGTTCTTGGGTCATAATAATATGAAATACCTGCTTTCTTCCCACCTCATTTTTACATGAAGATGTTTCAAGGGAAACCATGTGTGATTGCTTGCTTCCCTCGTAAACTTTTGCATCTGTTAAAGTTTTATGGCTATTTGAAAAGCAGTTAAAAGCAGTGTGAAGTCTTGTAGTGAATATTTACTGTTTGCTGCACAGGTGATTGAAGGATATGAAAAGGCTTGCAAGAAAGCCCTAGAAATTCTTCCAGATCTGGTGTGCTGTTCTGCAAAGAACCTTCGAGATGTTGAAGAGGTGGCATCTTTGTTGTACACGTCAGTCATGAGCAAACAGTATGGCAATGAATGGTTCTTGGCAAAGCTCATTGCTCAGGCCTGTGGTGAGTGGGGCTGGAACAGCTGAACACTGGGTGGGTTTGGGTATGGTCCTTACATTTCATGGAAGAATGGAGGTAGGGTTAGTTCAGCAGGTTGGATTGGATAGAATACCTCTGAAATGAGGGTAATATTCTTCATATTGAACTCTGCATTGGCATTGTAGCTCAGGAAAGGTTTGCCTTTCCTACTAGGCATTTCTGGAAATAGCTTTCAAGTCCTTTTAGTACAGAAATCTGTCTTTCTCCCTCTTATTATATCATAAGGTGCACGTATTGTGCTTCACATAAACTGGTTTTAGTCTCAGGCACAGAACAATGCAAGTAAGACCGTAGTTCTGTTGAATTGTTATCCCTTTAGATTTTTGGGATAAAACCTTCATTTTTAATTCCAGTGATTTCTCTAAATACTCTGGATTAGATTTACCTCTTGACTCCACCTATATCAATGCATATTTGAACTTAATTAACTGAGCAGCCTGAATAAATGTTTCATTCTGATTATTACTTTGTAAAAACaaaatttctctttctctttatGCCAGTTATTAGCAGGTTGTATCTTGAATTTAGGCAGATATCTCAAACTACTGAAATTAAAATTTCAGAAAAATTCCAGGCATTATTTATGGTGTCATTGTTCTACTTTAGTCATAAGGCAGGACATAttcattatttttcttcttttttttccccagtttctaTTCTTCCTGATTCTGGTCATTTCAATGTTGATAATATCAGAGTGTGCAAAATTGTGGTAAGTTTGAAGTAGCTGGCTTTACTGTAATTATTAAGGTAAATAGTGTAATGAGGGTTAATCTTTGAACTTCCAGAGAGTCTTTTCTAATGTTGTTGTGGCAGGTGTATTAAATTTTGGAAACTAGTCTTTCTCATGTTTAGTGCCCAGTAGCAGCATTCAGAAACAAAAATCATTAATATTGGAAGTAATCTAAAATGGGAACCTGTTAGACAATGTTTGTTGTTGCTGAATGGGCTGAAGGCTTATACCTAGGGTGTTAAATCCAAATGCTTGTGAGGTCTGCTTTTCAGGCAGAGTAGTGAAGCTTTCTGACCACAAATGGTCAGTAATACAATGTTCTCCCATTCATAGAATCAAAGAACAGTTTGGTTTGGGCTGGAATGTGTCTTAAAGATCACTCAGTTCCAGTTCCAGCCCCCTACCATGAGcagagacatcttccactagaccagagcgctccaagctctgtccagcctggccttgaacacttccagggatggggaagccacagtttctctgggctgccagggcctcacctccctcacagggaagaatttttcccTGATATTTATCTAAACTTACTTTCTTTCAGTGAGaaaccattctcccttgtcccatCACTACTTGCCCTTGTAAAGAGTCTCAGATTCCATTTATTTCCTTTCAGGGTGCTGGTATTTCTGCTTCCTCAGTACTGCATGGCAtggtttttaaaaaagaaactgaaGGAGATGTTACTTCTGTCAAAGATGCAAAAATAGCTGTGTATTCCTGCCCTTTTGATGGTATGATAACTGAAACTAAGGTATGTTATAGCTCAAAATAAGTTACATCTCTATTTATGCATATGTGCTCTTATTTTTAGACTTAACTATAAATATTGTTGACACTTGGTGATTGAGATACTTTGGTGAATATTGATTTTCTTAGTATAGAAAAGTTCTGAACCTTGATTGCTTCACAGGGTTTTTCAGATAGGGGagatggttttgatttttttgggtcATTTGAGCCAAACTATGGCTTGAATTTCTGAACCCCAAGGTTGTCTAGAATTGCCTggtgaattccttttttttttttccctcttgttttACCCTGTTGCTTGGGGAGCATGTCAGTATTACAAAACAGGATGACTTAAGTTTTACATATGGGTTGGGAGACAAAATGGTTTGTCAGAAACTTGTAGCTATGTGGTTTAATGCTGAATTTTAACAGTGTATGTGTTTTACTAGGGCACCGTCCTAATAAAGAATGCTGAAGAACTGATGAATTTCAGTAAAGGAGAAGAAAATCTAATGGATTTGCAAGTCAAGGCCATTGCTGATAGTGGTGCAAATGTAGTAGTGACAGGTGGCAAAGTGGCAGATATGGCTCTTCATTATGCCAACAAGTACAATCTCATGTTAGTAAGGTAAGTACTAGGAGAGCATTAACACATCTGGACTACCAGATTTATGAAATGTACTTGCCAAGTTAAGACAATACTTCTGCATGTGTTAACATTGTTATGGAAACTTGTTTTTAAAGGTTGAACTCCAAGTGGGACCTGAGAAGACTGTGCAAAACTGTTGGTGCAACAGCCCTACCCAGACTGGTATGTACCTCCCAAATGAGGTGCAGGAGGATGAGAACTGATGAGCAGGTTCAGTTCTTAACTCACGTTTTTCTTTCTAGACTCCCCCCACTCTTGAAGAAATGGGTCACTGCCACAGTGTGTATTTATCAGAGGTTGGGGATACACAGGTTGTGGTGTTTAAGCATGGTATGTATGTTTTGTAGAACTGCTCACACTGCTGTTCTAAAGTGTGATTGTATGTGTTTTGGATATAAGATTAATGAATTAATTCAGTAATGCATGTCTCTGAACAGAAAAGGAGGATGGAGCCATTTCCACTATCCTCATTCGTGGATCTACAGACAATCTGATGGATGACATAGAGAGAGCCGTGGATGATGGTGTCAATACTTTCAAAGTGCTCACAAGGGTGAGTAATGAGAACACTTGGGTTATCAAAAGTGAGC
This genomic window contains:
- the CCT8 gene encoding T-complex protein 1 subunit theta isoform X1 codes for the protein MALHVPKAPGFAQMLKEGAKHYSGLEEAVYRNIQACKELAQTTRTAYGPNGMNKMVINHLEKLFVTNDAATILRELEVQHPAAKMLVMASHMQEQEVGDGTNFVLVFAGVLLELAEDLLRMGLSVSEVIEGYEKACKKALEILPDLVCCSAKNLRDVEEVASLLYTSVMSKQYGNEWFLAKLIAQACVSILPDSGHFNVDNIRVCKIVGAGISASSVLHGMVFKKETEGDVTSVKDAKIAVYSCPFDGMITETKGTVLIKNAEELMNFSKGEENLMDLQVKAIADSGANVVVTGGKVADMALHYANKYNLMLVRLNSKWDLRRLCKTVGATALPRLTPPTLEEMGHCHSVYLSEVGDTQVVVFKHEKEDGAISTILIRGSTDNLMDDIERAVDDGVNTFKVLTRDKRLVPGGGATEIELAKQITSYGETCPGLDQYAIKKFAEAFEAIPRALAENSGVKANEVISKLYAMHQEGKKNVGFDIEAEAAAVKDMLEAGVLDTYLGKFWGIKLATNAAVTVLRVDQIIMAKTAGGPKAPKQQGHWDKDDWKDEPEN
- the CCT8 gene encoding T-complex protein 1 subunit theta isoform X2, coding for MALHVPKAPGFAQMLKEGAKHYSGLEEAVYRNIQACKELAQTTRTAYGPNGMNKMVINHLEKLFVTNDAATILRELEVQHPAAKMLVMASHMQEQEVGDGTNFVLVFAGVLLELAEDLLRMGLSVSEVIEGYEKACKKALEILPDLVCCSAKNLRDVEEVASLLYTSVMSKQYGNEWFLAKLIAQACVSILPDSGHFNVDNIRVCKIVGAGISASSVLHGMVFKKETEGDVTSVKDAKIAVYSCPFDGMITETKGTVLIKNAEELMNFSKGEENLMDLQVKAIADSGANVVVTGGKVADMALHYANKYNLMLVRLNSKWDLRRLCKTVGATALPRLTPPTLEEMGHCHSVYLSEVGDTQVVVFKHEKEDGAISTILIRGSTDNLMDDIERAVDDGVNTFKVLTRDKRLVPGGGATEIELAKQITSYGETCPGLDQYAIKKFAEAFEAIPRALAENSGVKANEVISKLYAMHQEGKKNVGFDIEAEAAAVKDMLEAGVLDTYLGKFWGIKLATNAAVTVLRVDQIIMAKPAGGPKPPSGKKDWDEDQND